A segment of the Methanothermobacter tenebrarum genome:
TGCCAACTCCTTTAAGCGCTGTTATAGTGAAACCTGTTATCAATGGCGAAATCAGGATTGCCTGTGCAAGTATCATGCCCCCTGGGGTGAATAGAAGATTTAGGGAGCCTAGGGGTCCGGATTTTGAGATGAGCATGAATACAAGTAATCCTACTAGTACTGTGGGTATACTGTATAGTGTTTGGATTAGGTTTATGATGGCTCTTTTGCCCTTGAATTCTTTAAAGTGTATTATGGCCCCTGTGGGTACTGCAATGAGTGATGCGAATAGTGTTGATGATAATGAGATCATCAGTGTACGGGATGTTATATCAATGACTTCTGGGTTTAGTGTTATTATGAGTTCTAATGCTTCTAGGATGCCTTGTAGTATTTCGTTCAATTCGCATCACCCGCTGGGAAGGTTTTTAGGAGAGTGGTGTGAATAGTGGTTTCCCATATTTGTCTTCGCCGTATTGGCTTATGATTTTTTGTCCTTCTTTGCTTAGTAGGAAGTTTATGAATTTCATGGCGGCGTCATAGTTTGTTCCTTTTATCTTTTCTGGGTTTATGGGTATTGCACTGTAAACGTTAAGAAGGTCGCTGTCATTGCTAATATAGACTGTGAGGTTTAGTTGGTTTTTGTATGCTAGGTAGGTTCCGGAGTCTGTGATTGTGTAGGCTTGTTTTTCATCGGCTACTCTGAGAGTGTCGGCCATTCCACTGCCGGTTTCAATATACCATGGACTCTCTTTTATTTTGTTGTAGTCTATGCCGGTTTTGTTCCAGATTTTTATTTCTTTTGTGTGTGTTCCTGAATTATCGCCTCTTGATACAAATTTTATTTTGGGGTTTTTCCCTGCTTCTGTGAGTATTTTTTGGAATGCTTCTTGCGCGGTTTTTGTTTCGTTGATTTTTGCCGGGTCGTCTTTTGGGCCGACTATGTAGAAGTAGTTGTAGGCGAATGGGTATCTTTTCGTCCCGTAGTTTTCATTTATGAATTCTTCTTCTCTTTTTTTGTCATGGACTATTATTAGGTCCGCGTCTCCTTTTTTTCCACGTTCTATGGCTATTCCGGTCCCTCCTGATACTATTTGGACGTCTATGTTGGGATACTTTTTTTCGAATTTGGCTTCGAGTTCTTCGAGCAATCCTGTGTCTTCGAGGCTTGTTGTTGTGGATATTCTAAGGATTTCTTTTTTAGGGTTGCTTAGCTGGTATATTCCTACTATTGCTACTAATATGATTATTATGGTGGCTATTAGGGTTTTGTTCAATTTTATCACCTTGATGTAATCTATCGACATGCATATAAATACATGTCGATTTGGGTGCCAAAAAGAAATAATTTCAACCTAAAAAAAATCATAGTATGGGATTCAACTTCTCCTAGCCCTTCCATGGAAGTACGCCGCCATCTCCTTTTCCCCTTGCCTTGTAAGGATAGCGCCCATAAGATACCATGCCCTCGCATCCCCAGGATTCTTCTCAAGCACATCATGGAGCTTCAACTTCGCCTCAGCAAACTTACCACTCCTATAAAGAGAATAAACCTCAGAATACACACCCTCAACCTCCAAATCAACATCCTCACCCGCCCCGATCTCAACATCCACCAAAAAGCCTCCACTAATCACACTATCCAAATATGCAAGTAAACTCCTAGTAGCCTCCTTATGCAATGGTTTATTATCATTACCACACTTAGGAGAATATATACAAGAGGGACAACCATCAACACAGCCACAAGAATCCACAAGCTCAAAAGTCGAAGCGATAACATCCTCAAATAATGCAAAAGCCTTCTCAGCCAATCCTATACCACCCTCAAAAGCATCATAAATGAATATTGTAGCCGCACCAGTATCAGTATGATGAGAAGTTGACAAACCACCAATATCCATACGGTCACAAAGCACATGTAAAGGGAACAATGAAATAATAGCATGTTCACAACCATGCAAACCACCCTCAAAAGCCTCATCACCAAACTCATCCCTAATCTTCCCCTCAAGTTCCTCTGAGATGGTGAACCAGAGAGCGGTTGACCTAAACTTTAAAGGCGGCAAAACCAATGGGAAAGTTCCAAGAACTTTACTATAAGCCATCACACGATAAAGATAATAATCCTCTGTAACTTCAACCTCCCCAAAATACAAATCTAAACCCTGAAACCTCCTCTTTCTCAAAACCCTTTTAACCTTAAGATCAATCCTTTTAAGGGCCTGCGTATGATAATCCACACTCTTTTTTGTAACATGGATCCTGCGCCTCTTCAAATCGAATTCATCCACTGTATAGGTGTCCCCACGGTTTATAAGCACCGCACCTTCATGGGCTTCACGATAAGCATGCGCCCTATCCATCCTCTCAAGAACCCTACCATTATCCAAGACTGTGAAATTATCATCTGATATCTGATCAAGTCCATAAGTAAACTGAGGATCGCCTCCTCCACTATATACGAGGCCATGATCTGTTATAGTAAGTTCACCATCCTTTAACATCTCTGCTATAACCTTCAAGTTAAAGTCATGCTCAAAAAAATCTTCAAGATTCAAGGGTAGTTCGCTTGCAGCACATGCTATCTGATTCCTGAGTATAAACCTGTTTTTAAGGTCTATTATAGCATTCTCATGAGACTTTTCAAAAATAAATGATGGATTCTTCATAAGATACTGGTCTAGTGGATTTTCAAAAGCCACAAGTATTATGATAGAATCATTCTCTTTTCTACCTGCACGGCCGGCCTGCTGCCAAGTAGATATCATAGTCCCAGGATACCCTGATATTATAACCGCATCTAAAGATCCTATGTCTATGCCAAGTTCTAGTGCGTTTGTCGCGCTAACACCTAAAAGTTCCCCACTTCTCAAGCCCTCTTCTATTTTTCGCCTGTCTTCGGGCCTGTAACCTGCACGGTATGCTGTTACGCGGTATACGAGCTCTTTTTTCTTTTTGTCGAGTTCTTCTCTTGTCCAACGTGCTATGAGCTCGGCCATCCTCCTCGAGACTGTGAAGCAAAGACACTGCAACCTGTTAAATACAAGGTATGATAGTATGTTCTTGGTTTCTTGGTGCGTTGATAGTTGTTCTTTCTTCTTGGAGGGATTGTAGAGTATGAAGTGTTTTTTTCCAGATGGTGAAGTGTCCTTTGAAACTAATTTGAATTTTTCGCCTATGAGTTTCTCCGCGAACTCTTGGGGGTTTGCAAGGGTTGCGCTTGAAACTATAAATTGTGGATCGGAGCCATAGTAGTTACAGATTCTTTTAAGCCTCCTTATGAGGAATGCCACGTTTGATCCGAAAACGCCACGATATTGGTGTGCTTCGTCTACAACTATAAATTTCAAGTTTTTATAGAATCGATGCCATTGTCGGTGCCATGGCAGAATCCTGTGAAGTTGATAAGGGTTAGTTATAACAATCCTTGCATTCGCTCTTATCCAAGGCCGTTTATTTTTTGGCGTGTCACCATCATAAACACTTGGATTTAGTTTCAGTCCAAGCTCGGATTCCAACTCCTTTAAAACTTTTAATTGGTCGTTGGATAGGGCCTTGGCAGGGTATATGTAGAGTGCTGTTGCATTCTCATCATGGGTTAGTTTTTCCATTATTGGAAGGTTAAATGCTAGTGTTTTACCCGAAGCTGTTGGAGTTGTTATGATAACATTCATACCATTACGGATATATTCAAGAACCTTAGCCTGGTGGTGGTAGAGTTTCATCCCTTTTTTTAGGAGGTATCCTTTTATATTCTCTGGCAGACCACCGACTCTAGTATATTTTGCTTTCCTTCCTGGTATGGTCTCTATGTGCTCGATAGCATCCTTGAATCTCCTATCTTCTTTGAATCTTTCTAGTATCCTTTGGATCATGACAGAAATTTATTATAAATAATATTATTTAATTGTTTTTTTCCTGGGAATAAGGTTTCATAGAATGTTAGATTTGCCATTTTTTGCGTGTTGAGGCCCCCCCTAATATTTTTTGTTTATTTGCAATTATCACAAATTGTATGAATTTTATCATGGGGTTTTCAATGTTTTCCATTGTAAAAAGTGCGGGGATTA
Coding sequences within it:
- a CDS encoding substrate-binding domain-containing protein; translation: MNKTLIATIIIILVAIVGIYQLSNPKKEILRISTTTSLEDTGLLEELEAKFEKKYPNIDVQIVSGGTGIAIERGKKGDADLIIVHDKKREEEFINENYGTKRYPFAYNYFYIVGPKDDPAKINETKTAQEAFQKILTEAGKNPKIKFVSRGDNSGTHTKEIKIWNKTGIDYNKIKESPWYIETGSGMADTLRVADEKQAYTITDSGTYLAYKNQLNLTVYISNDSDLLNVYSAIPINPEKIKGTNYDAAMKFINFLLSKEGQKIISQYGEDKYGKPLFTPLS
- a CDS encoding DEAD/DEAH box helicase; protein product: MIQRILERFKEDRRFKDAIEHIETIPGRKAKYTRVGGLPENIKGYLLKKGMKLYHHQAKVLEYIRNGMNVIITTPTASGKTLAFNLPIMEKLTHDENATALYIYPAKALSNDQLKVLKELESELGLKLNPSVYDGDTPKNKRPWIRANARIVITNPYQLHRILPWHRQWHRFYKNLKFIVVDEAHQYRGVFGSNVAFLIRRLKRICNYYGSDPQFIVSSATLANPQEFAEKLIGEKFKLVSKDTSPSGKKHFILYNPSKKKEQLSTHQETKNILSYLVFNRLQCLCFTVSRRMAELIARWTREELDKKKKELVYRVTAYRAGYRPEDRRKIEEGLRSGELLGVSATNALELGIDIGSLDAVIISGYPGTMISTWQQAGRAGRKENDSIIILVAFENPLDQYLMKNPSFIFEKSHENAIIDLKNRFILRNQIACAASELPLNLEDFFEHDFNLKVIAEMLKDGELTITDHGLVYSGGGDPQFTYGLDQISDDNFTVLDNGRVLERMDRAHAYREAHEGAVLINRGDTYTVDEFDLKRRRIHVTKKSVDYHTQALKRIDLKVKRVLRKRRFQGLDLYFGEVEVTEDYYLYRVMAYSKVLGTFPLVLPPLKFRSTALWFTISEELEGKIRDEFGDEAFEGGLHGCEHAIISLFPLHVLCDRMDIGGLSTSHHTDTGAATIFIYDAFEGGIGLAEKAFALFEDVIASTFELVDSCGCVDGCPSCIYSPKCGNDNKPLHKEATRSLLAYLDSVISGGFLVDVEIGAGEDVDLEVEGVYSEVYSLYRSGKFAEAKLKLHDVLEKNPGDARAWYLMGAILTRQGEKEMAAYFHGRARRS
- a CDS encoding ABC transporter permease, with translation MNEILQGILEALELIITLNPEVIDITSRTLMISLSSTLFASLIAVPTGAIIHFKEFKGKRAIINLIQTLYSIPTVLVGLLVFMLISKSGPLGSLNLLFTPGGMILAQAILISPLITGFTITALKGVGSEIVDLARSLGATEYQTLVTLISEARYAIVAAIILGFGRAISEVGIAIMIGGNIRGYTRVITSAMSLETSKGNLELSIALGIILLLISLMVNTLLNYFQER